A section of the Triticum dicoccoides isolate Atlit2015 ecotype Zavitan chromosome 7A, WEW_v2.0, whole genome shotgun sequence genome encodes:
- the LOC119330995 gene encoding nuclear transcription factor Y subunit C-6-like, protein MEAKSTTPPPPGPVLGAPIGYPPAAVYPAAPPPGYPHAPALYAPQPPPAAVAAASQQTAAQQQQQLQVFWAEQYREIEATTDFKNHNLPLARIKKIMKADEDVRMIAAEAPVVFARACEMFILELTHRGWAHAEENKRRTLQKSDIAAAIARTEVFDFLVDIVPRDEAKDAEAAVAAGMPHPAAGMPAADMGYYYVPQQ, encoded by the coding sequence ATGGAGGCCAAATCCACCACCCCTCCGCCGCCGGGCCCCGTGCTGGGCGCGCCCATCGGCTACCCGCCGGCCGCCGTCTACCCGGCCGCCCCGCCCCCCGGCTACCCGCACGCGCCGGCCCTCTACGCGCCCCAGCCgccccccgccgccgtcgccgccgcgtcgCAGCAGACCGccgcgcagcagcagcagcagctgcaggTGTTCTGGGCGGAGCAGTACCGCGAGATCGAGGCCACCACCGACTTCAAGAACCACAACCTGCCCCTCGCCCGCATCAAGAAGATCATGAAGGCCGACGAGGACGTCCGCATGATCGCCGCCGAGGCGCCCGTCGTCTTCGCCCGGGCCTGCGAGATGTTCATCCTCGAGCTCACCCACCGCGGCTGGGCGCACGCCGAGGAGAACAAGCGCCGCACGCTGCAGAAGTCCGacatcgccgccgccatcgcccgcaCCGAGGTCTTCGACTTCCTGGTGGACATCGTGCCGCGGGACGAGGCCAAGGACGCCGAGGCGGCCGTCGCCGCCGGGATGCCCCACCCCGCCGCCGGCATGCCCGCCGCCGACATGGGGTACTACTACGTCCCGCAGCAGTAA
- the LOC119327807 gene encoding uncharacterized protein LOC119327807: protein MAAEPTKNDAHVVEIPVTGDGAEPASGAFPGMAASGHHPLGEIADSGGHLLLLKLWQREESRLNRRACALEAVMDAARRDAFYLCAAFLALHGLSLALLFAASVAGGAPSRACRRWWAPSSLSLAASLALAAAVQLHVCAYWRAARRLRRERGDARALARCVQELRMKGASFDLSKEPQCGVTRTNCASVEGAGAWGPLRWCYRNVVTACLLAVAAVALPSGKLILCA, encoded by the coding sequence ATGGCGGCGGAGCCCACCAAAAACGACGCCCACGTCGTGGAGATCCCGGTCACCGGCGACGGAGCGGAGCCAGCCAGCGGCGCGTTCCCCGGCATGGCGGCGTCGGGGCACCACCCGCTGGGCGAGATCGCCGACAGCGGGGGCCACCTGCTGCTGCTCAAGCTGTGGCAGCGGGAGGAGTCCCGCCTGAACCGCCGCGCGTGCGCGCTCGAGGCGGTCATGGACGCGGCGCGGCGGGACGCCTTCTACCTCTGCGCGGCCTTCCTCGCCCTCCAcggcctctccctcgcgctcctctTCGCCGCCTCCGTCGCGGGCGGCGCCCCGTCGCGCGCCTGCAGGAGGTGGTGGGCGCCCTCGTCCCTCTCGCTGGCCGCCTCCCTCGCGCTCGCCGCGGCCGTGCAGCTCCACGTCTGCGCCTACTGGCGCGCCGCGCGGCGGCTGCGGCGGGAGCGCGGCGACGCCCGGGCCCTCGCGCGGTGCGTGCAGGAGCTGCGGATGAAGGGCGCGTCCTTCGACCTGTCCAAGGAGCCGCAGTGCGGGGTGACGAGGACCAACTGCGCCAGCGTCGAGGGCGCGGGGGCGTGGGGCCCGCTCCGGTGGTGCTACCGGAACGTCGTCACCGCCTgcctcctcgccgtcgccgccgtagcCTTGCCCTCCGGCAAGCTCATCCTGTGCGCCTAG